A region from the Malus domestica chromosome 07, GDT2T_hap1 genome encodes:
- the LOC114825924 gene encoding cyclic nucleotide-gated ion channel 1-like — protein MEAHLNSSQIVNGPEILGKFVGETEKNVRDLFADGENDQMAHGWYTESFCTLTVNNLQVDKLKDMNERVFTLICDCLKPVTYGENSFIFRDPLDCIVFIIDGTMWTYGSSDSKVGQRFSSMSIERLVKGHFYGKELFDRSSDYFTELPVSSKHVKSLTKVEAFVLMAKDLETLVSRFPLQWAKKGSQEERDIAASMLAKAFRRGRRWRYLMY, from the exons ATGGAAGCTCACCTAAATAGTTCTCAG ATTGTTAATGGCCCTGAAATTTTGGGCAAGTTTGTTGGTGAAACTGAGAAAAATGTTAGAGATCTATTTGCTGATGGTGAGAATGATCAAATGGCTCATG GTTGGTATACTGAATCTTTCTGTACTTTAACTGTCAACAATCTTCAA GTAGATAAGCTTAAAGACATGAATGAAAGAGTGttcacattgatttgcgactgTCTGAAGCCAGTGACGTACGGTGAGAACAGCTTCATTTTTCGAGATCCACTGGATTGCATTGTGTTCATTATCGATGGGACAATGTGGACCTACGGGTCGAGTGATAGTAAAGTTGGGCAAAGATTCTCATCAATGTCCATCGAGCGCCTCGTGAAAGGTCACTTTTACGGGAAAGAGCTTTTTGATCGGTCATCAGACTATTTCACCGAACTTCCAGTCTCCAGCAAACATGTCAAAAGTCTGACAAAAGTAGAAGCATTTGTGCTCATGGCCAAGGACTTGGAAACTCTAGTCTCCAGATTCCCACTACAGTGGGCGAAGAAGGGTTCTCAAGAGGAGAGGGACATAGCAGCTTCTATGTTAGCAAAAGCATTCCGTCGAGGAAGGAGATGGCGGTACTTGATGTATTAG